Proteins co-encoded in one Arthrobacter globiformis genomic window:
- a CDS encoding zinc-dependent alcohol dehydrogenase produces the protein MRAVVKNAAERGVTYITDAGDPKATEGSVVIEVGAASLCGTDRELYEWTPSAQAFNLNLPVILGHEGAGTIVEVGPGVTGLQVGDQVALESHLTCGQCFPCRTGDAHTCERTGILGMHIDGVFAEYAAVPQDICVKLPTGLSLESGALLEAAGVAVHAIQRANYSVAGRAVLVSGAGPVGLVVVNLALLMGASHVIAVDPNPYRRAQAEKLGATALHPNDGIIERCRELTGRRGGFDVAFECSGAPGTLTTLFEAVRREATVITVGHPSRPAEVDIAAYINKKGITLRGIFGRRLWETWEQSLLLLDSGKLELDWLITHRKKLSEIDEAVELLTGDACKVLLIPGLG, from the coding sequence ATGCGGGCAGTAGTTAAGAACGCAGCCGAGCGAGGCGTAACCTACATCACCGACGCCGGCGACCCCAAGGCCACAGAAGGCTCCGTCGTCATCGAAGTCGGCGCCGCGTCCCTGTGCGGCACCGACCGTGAACTCTACGAATGGACCCCCTCTGCCCAGGCGTTCAACCTCAACCTCCCGGTCATCCTCGGCCACGAAGGCGCAGGAACCATCGTCGAGGTCGGTCCCGGAGTGACCGGACTGCAGGTTGGCGACCAGGTCGCCCTCGAAAGTCACCTGACCTGCGGCCAGTGCTTCCCCTGCCGCACCGGAGACGCCCACACCTGCGAACGCACCGGGATCTTGGGCATGCACATCGACGGCGTCTTCGCCGAATACGCTGCCGTGCCGCAGGACATCTGCGTCAAGCTCCCCACCGGCCTGTCCCTCGAATCCGGAGCTTTGCTCGAGGCAGCCGGTGTGGCCGTGCATGCCATCCAGCGCGCCAATTACTCCGTCGCAGGCCGGGCCGTGCTCGTCAGCGGCGCAGGCCCGGTCGGCCTCGTCGTCGTGAACCTGGCACTGCTCATGGGCGCCAGCCATGTCATCGCCGTCGACCCCAACCCCTACCGGCGCGCCCAAGCCGAAAAGCTCGGTGCGACCGCCCTGCACCCCAACGACGGCATCATCGAACGCTGCCGCGAACTGACCGGCCGCCGCGGCGGCTTCGACGTCGCCTTCGAATGCTCAGGAGCGCCCGGCACCCTGACGACCCTCTTCGAGGCCGTCCGCCGCGAAGCCACCGTCATCACCGTCGGACATCCCAGCCGCCCCGCGGAAGTCGACATCGCCGCATACATCAACAAAAAAGGCATCACCCTTCGCGGTATCTTCGGTCGCCGTCTCTGGGAAACCTGGGAACAAAGCCTGCTGCTGCTGGACTCCGGGAAGCTGGAGCTGGACTGGCTCATCACCCACCGCAAGAAGCTCAGCGAAATCGACGAAGCCGTCGAACTGCTCACCGGAGACGCCTGCAAAGTCCTGCTCATCCCGGGCCTGGGCTAA
- a CDS encoding 2-keto-3-deoxygluconate permease, whose product MSIPIKKALERIPGGMMLVPLGIGAVIHTLAPDAGKFFGSFTGAFFTGLPPLLAVFFVCLGATLEVKSTPYILKKGGVLLGSKILFAILIGVIAGRFLGEAPIETGILAGLSTLALVAALNDTNGGLYISLMGQFGRKRDAGAYSILSLESGPFLTMVTLGIAGLAAFPWQALVGAILPLALGMLLGNLDKNMRHLLAPLVPAMVPFLGLALGLTINLNAVVEAGLLGIALGLFVVFIGGAVLLLADKLTGGDGVAGLAAATTAGNAALVPAIVAAANPVYAPAADHATVLVAASVVVSAVLCPIVTAAWARRVQKKLVAAEMNKSPAEVAAVPKHAVEPQN is encoded by the coding sequence ATGTCGATTCCCATCAAGAAAGCCCTGGAAAGAATCCCCGGCGGAATGATGCTGGTGCCCCTTGGCATCGGCGCCGTCATCCACACCCTCGCCCCAGACGCCGGAAAATTCTTCGGGTCCTTCACCGGAGCCTTCTTCACCGGCCTTCCGCCCCTCCTTGCCGTGTTCTTCGTATGCCTCGGTGCGACACTCGAAGTCAAATCAACGCCGTACATCCTCAAAAAGGGCGGCGTGCTCCTCGGCTCCAAAATCCTCTTCGCAATCCTGATCGGCGTCATCGCCGGACGCTTCCTCGGCGAAGCGCCCATCGAAACCGGGATCCTTGCCGGCCTCTCAACCCTCGCACTCGTCGCCGCCCTGAACGACACCAACGGCGGCCTCTACATCTCCCTGATGGGACAGTTCGGCCGCAAACGCGACGCCGGAGCCTACTCCATCCTCTCGCTCGAATCCGGCCCCTTCCTGACCATGGTCACCCTCGGCATCGCCGGCCTCGCCGCCTTCCCCTGGCAGGCACTCGTCGGCGCCATCCTCCCACTGGCACTGGGCATGCTCCTCGGAAACCTGGACAAGAACATGCGGCATCTCCTGGCCCCGCTGGTACCGGCAATGGTTCCGTTCCTGGGCCTGGCCCTCGGCCTGACCATCAACCTCAACGCCGTCGTCGAAGCAGGACTGCTCGGCATCGCACTCGGCCTGTTCGTGGTCTTCATCGGCGGCGCCGTGCTGCTACTCGCCGACAAACTCACCGGCGGCGACGGCGTGGCCGGCCTCGCCGCAGCAACCACAGCCGGCAACGCGGCCCTCGTCCCGGCCATCGTCGCCGCGGCCAACCCCGTCTACGCGCCGGCGGCAGACCACGCCACCGTCCTGGTCGCAGCCTCGGTCGTCGTCTCCGCAGTGCTCTGCCCGATCGTGACTGCCGCCTGGGCGCGCAGGGTGCAGAAGAAACTGGTCGCAGCAGAGATGAACAAGAGCCCAGCCGAGGTGGCAGCCGTACCCAAGCACGCGGTAGAACCTCAAAACTGA
- a CDS encoding DUF4193 domain-containing protein → MATDYDELRTDVKESQNDSLEALKTAKAPDAKSVVLELDEADVLDGLTPGGEFIAEELVVQVIPQADDEFTCYSCFLVRHRSQKVREKDGHGYCIECEG, encoded by the coding sequence GTGGCAACCGATTACGACGAACTTCGGACCGATGTCAAGGAATCCCAGAACGACTCCCTGGAGGCCCTCAAAACCGCTAAGGCTCCGGACGCGAAATCTGTGGTTCTGGAACTCGATGAAGCCGACGTCCTGGACGGCCTGACCCCCGGCGGCGAGTTCATCGCCGAAGAGCTCGTCGTTCAGGTCATCCCCCAAGCCGATGACGAGTTCACCTGCTATTCCTGCTTCCTGGTCCGCCACCGCTCCCAGAAGGTGCGGGAGAAGGACGGCCATGGCTACTGCATCGAATGTGAAGGCTGA
- a CDS encoding VOC family protein encodes MGYSARVASSVQFVAELDRSVNFYRDLFRCEETIRSGEAALLLAPGGFQLYLIERGKREERHSGGLGHHLLMWATDTAEGLKYFEQTLKEMGRYTETRTAGGITVVEGRDPDGIPVMVAHPDPSEKPRSVFDSHLYT; translated from the coding sequence ATGGGGTATTCAGCAAGGGTCGCGTCATCTGTCCAGTTCGTGGCAGAACTGGACAGGTCCGTGAACTTCTACCGGGACCTGTTCAGGTGTGAGGAGACCATCCGCTCGGGCGAGGCGGCCCTCCTCCTCGCACCCGGAGGCTTCCAGCTCTACCTCATCGAGCGTGGCAAGCGGGAGGAGCGCCACTCCGGTGGCCTCGGACATCACCTGCTGATGTGGGCGACAGACACCGCCGAAGGCTTGAAATATTTCGAGCAGACTCTGAAAGAGATGGGGCGATACACGGAGACCCGCACAGCCGGAGGAATCACTGTGGTGGAAGGCCGCGACCCTGATGGAATTCCCGTCATGGTCGCCCACCCCGATCCCTCAGAAAAGCCCCGATCGGTCTTCGATAGCCACCTCTACACCTGA
- a CDS encoding LLM class flavin-dependent oxidoreductase: MFVSGVKNIGFLSFGHWTDHPESGTRTASDALLQAIDLAVAAEELGADGAYFRVHHFAQQYASPFPLLAAIGARTSRIEIGTAVIDMRYENPLYMAEDAGAADLISGGRLQLGISRGSPEQVIEGWRHFGFVPGEGESDADMGRRHTERLLEVLTGEGFAAPNPRPMFPNPPGLLRVEPHSEGLRDRIWWGSGSNATAIWAAKLGMNLQSSTLKDDESGKPFHVQQAEQIELYRLARKEAGHEREPRVSVSRSIFALTDERDWQYFGRDRNSSDQVGNIDEKTRAVFGRSYAGAPDELAAKLAEDEAIATADTLLLTVPNQLGVDYNAHVIESILKYVAPQLGWR, encoded by the coding sequence ATGTTCGTTTCCGGTGTGAAGAACATCGGGTTCCTGTCCTTCGGCCATTGGACCGACCACCCGGAGTCGGGCACGCGCACCGCGTCGGACGCGCTGTTGCAGGCGATCGACCTCGCGGTCGCGGCCGAGGAGCTGGGGGCGGACGGCGCTTACTTCCGCGTCCACCACTTCGCCCAGCAGTATGCCTCCCCGTTCCCGCTGCTTGCTGCGATTGGGGCACGGACAAGTCGCATTGAGATTGGTACCGCTGTGATCGACATGCGCTACGAGAACCCGCTTTACATGGCGGAGGATGCCGGCGCGGCCGACCTGATCTCGGGTGGCCGGCTGCAGCTGGGTATTAGCAGGGGTTCACCCGAGCAGGTCATCGAGGGGTGGCGTCACTTCGGCTTCGTCCCCGGCGAGGGCGAGTCGGACGCGGACATGGGCCGCAGGCACACCGAGCGTCTGCTCGAGGTGCTCACCGGTGAGGGCTTCGCGGCGCCTAATCCCCGCCCGATGTTCCCGAACCCGCCGGGGCTGTTGCGCGTGGAGCCGCACTCTGAGGGCCTGCGTGATCGTATCTGGTGGGGTTCGGGCTCGAACGCCACGGCCATCTGGGCCGCGAAGCTCGGGATGAACCTGCAGAGCTCCACGCTCAAGGATGACGAGAGCGGTAAGCCGTTCCACGTCCAGCAGGCTGAGCAGATCGAGCTCTACCGGCTGGCCAGGAAGGAGGCCGGGCACGAGCGGGAGCCGCGCGTCTCGGTCAGCCGCAGCATCTTCGCGCTGACGGACGAGCGCGACTGGCAGTACTTCGGCCGCGACCGCAACAGCTCTGACCAAGTGGGCAACATCGACGAGAAAACGCGCGCGGTTTTTGGCCGGTCCTATGCGGGTGCCCCGGACGAGCTGGCCGCGAAGCTGGCCGAGGATGAGGCGATCGCCACGGCAGACACACTGCTGCTCACGGTCCCGAACCAGCTCGGCGTTGACTACAACGCTCACGTCATCGAGTCGATCCTGAAGTATGTGGCGCCACAGCTGGGCTGGCGCTGA
- a CDS encoding HD domain-containing protein, whose translation MSADDPLIQAGKDLISSRLHPAIINHSIRVFGFAQAIAEHEGCAVDLQALQVAALFHDAGTAKEYDGPHRFEIEGADAAAGFLGERGWDASRVDAVWEAIALHTSPQIAERRGPLTRYLRLGVRVDFGDETLLPHTARYRSTAEALHPRLMIEQELGNAVVKQAARNPAKAPPASWPGALLQAHLADPNQSGVNPAF comes from the coding sequence ATGAGCGCCGATGATCCATTGATCCAAGCAGGGAAGGACCTGATTTCCAGCCGCCTCCACCCAGCCATCATCAACCACAGCATCAGGGTCTTCGGGTTCGCGCAGGCCATCGCTGAGCATGAAGGGTGTGCCGTGGACTTGCAGGCACTGCAGGTAGCTGCGCTTTTCCATGACGCAGGGACTGCCAAGGAATACGACGGGCCCCACCGGTTCGAGATCGAAGGCGCCGATGCGGCCGCAGGTTTTCTCGGTGAACGTGGGTGGGACGCGTCCCGCGTCGATGCAGTGTGGGAAGCAATCGCCCTGCACACCTCGCCACAGATCGCCGAACGCCGGGGCCCCTTAACTCGTTACCTCCGGCTCGGCGTCCGCGTTGATTTCGGTGATGAAACGCTGCTGCCGCACACAGCCCGTTACCGCTCCACGGCCGAAGCACTGCACCCCCGACTCATGATCGAGCAGGAACTTGGGAATGCCGTGGTCAAACAGGCAGCACGAAACCCCGCCAAAGCACCGCCGGCCTCATGGCCCGGAGCGCTGCTACAGGCTCACCTAGCCGACCCGAACCAGTCCGGCGTCAACCCTGCCTTCTGA
- a CDS encoding AAA family ATPase yields MSRPLWEANSNKAVEEAAHDRVVGRDEELSRLTALIAGAGKAARALIIEGDPGTGKSILLNHAERQARKAGFRTLRCTGMQGAAAIGFNGLHEMLYPILHYIDAIPPRQREALMTALAMLEGPPPGKLQVCVAALSLLEEAAADKPIFIGVDDLHWVDHSSTDVITFVSLRLENSPIALLASTRPRWDRTAITDMRLERLLLGPLNSQSSEELITVLGAAFSPSERARVLREAEGNPLALCELSVALRRDGVADTALHATLPTTKRLEHTFLSHNRTLPERSQKMLLLAAVADDANLSDLLDAARTFDLTFADFAPLERAGLIRIADGILTFRHPVLRSAIQGAATSDEIRRAHEALALSNSDPDRATWHRAAATLGQDETIAAELDNVARRAEGRGALIEAAVTFRKSAMLSPKPAKKASRLASAASIARSAGKTSEALESLEHAELIAEDADTVSRLAMIRSILSLTAGVRGLTRSDLDLILGKLTGPENVEHRTTVLWCAALSARGRNSPKEDRHWLQDQLCSTKTPNPLKTVALAVLEPLGGIPELRTELPQLVSQLVDQPLGLVSLAIAAESLQDTETALTAWSLAYERFAARGAAADEVQALRGRAGVRLLWGQVREGLADAEYAMRMARDTSQPMLESTAAATVARANALLGDFSKAQAALAHSRELMKTSPLAVTSADTRWAAGLIALGQQRFRDALIEFTHMSVHPTRALWAIADRAEAAVRAGRPESILENVAQADTIARAYRSPLLASLVERSKALLAAPSTAVGHFERAIQHGELSESALELARTQLLYGEWLRRDRQPAEARIHLSAALQAFNAAGAAQFADRAAKELRAAGEVPRTLTAAAPSELDMLTPQELQIATLASRGLSNKEIADQIYLSHRTVSTHLYRVFPKLGITSRFQLREAFERIAPAQGSVPSPNDAARHSHQES; encoded by the coding sequence ATGTCCAGACCTCTGTGGGAGGCTAACAGTAACAAAGCCGTTGAGGAGGCTGCACACGACCGAGTCGTTGGTCGCGATGAGGAGCTTAGCCGGTTGACCGCTCTGATCGCTGGAGCAGGCAAGGCCGCCCGGGCTCTGATCATCGAAGGTGACCCAGGCACCGGGAAATCCATCCTCTTAAACCATGCTGAGCGGCAGGCAAGAAAGGCAGGTTTCCGGACCCTCCGCTGCACCGGCATGCAAGGCGCTGCTGCGATCGGATTCAACGGTCTGCACGAGATGCTGTATCCGATACTGCACTACATCGACGCCATCCCTCCCCGTCAACGCGAAGCACTGATGACAGCGCTGGCGATGCTGGAAGGCCCTCCCCCCGGCAAACTGCAGGTATGCGTAGCGGCGTTGAGCCTGCTCGAAGAGGCTGCTGCTGATAAACCGATCTTCATCGGCGTGGATGATTTGCACTGGGTAGACCACTCCAGCACTGACGTCATCACATTCGTCAGCCTCCGCTTGGAAAACTCCCCAATCGCCTTGCTGGCCTCGACCCGACCACGATGGGACCGGACAGCAATCACTGACATGCGTTTGGAACGGCTCCTGCTTGGGCCCCTCAATTCCCAATCATCCGAGGAACTCATTACCGTTCTTGGTGCCGCATTCTCACCCAGCGAACGGGCACGGGTGCTGCGGGAAGCCGAAGGCAACCCGTTGGCGCTTTGCGAACTATCGGTAGCGCTCCGTCGTGACGGAGTAGCGGACACGGCACTTCACGCGACACTTCCTACAACAAAACGGCTGGAGCATACCTTCCTCAGCCATAACCGCACCCTGCCGGAACGAAGCCAAAAAATGTTGCTGCTGGCAGCGGTCGCGGATGATGCGAACCTTTCGGATCTACTCGACGCGGCACGTACGTTCGATCTCACCTTTGCAGACTTTGCACCGCTTGAACGTGCCGGTCTGATCCGGATAGCAGACGGCATCCTGACATTTCGCCATCCCGTCCTCCGGTCAGCTATCCAGGGTGCAGCGACAAGCGATGAGATCCGCCGAGCCCACGAGGCTCTGGCACTATCAAATTCCGACCCTGACCGCGCCACGTGGCATCGGGCGGCGGCAACACTGGGACAGGACGAAACCATAGCTGCCGAGTTGGACAACGTGGCCAGACGGGCCGAAGGCCGTGGAGCCCTCATTGAAGCCGCAGTGACCTTCCGCAAATCCGCAATGCTCTCCCCCAAACCAGCCAAGAAAGCCTCACGCTTGGCTTCAGCAGCCTCGATAGCACGTTCAGCGGGAAAAACGAGCGAAGCACTCGAAAGCCTGGAACACGCTGAACTGATCGCTGAGGATGCCGACACCGTCTCACGCCTGGCAATGATTCGGAGCATCCTGAGCCTCACCGCGGGAGTTCGCGGACTCACACGAAGTGACCTGGACCTCATCCTGGGGAAACTTACCGGCCCTGAAAACGTCGAACACCGAACCACTGTCTTGTGGTGTGCTGCTCTGTCCGCTCGAGGCCGGAATTCTCCAAAAGAAGACCGGCACTGGCTGCAGGACCAACTCTGCTCCACCAAAACACCCAATCCGCTAAAGACAGTGGCCCTGGCAGTCCTGGAACCGCTCGGCGGCATCCCCGAGCTCCGAACAGAACTGCCACAACTTGTGTCCCAGCTCGTTGACCAGCCCCTCGGACTAGTATCTCTTGCGATAGCGGCAGAATCCCTTCAGGACACCGAAACCGCCCTCACCGCATGGAGTCTCGCATACGAGCGCTTCGCGGCCCGAGGGGCCGCCGCTGACGAGGTGCAGGCGCTGCGAGGGCGAGCCGGCGTCCGACTCCTCTGGGGCCAGGTCCGGGAAGGCTTGGCCGATGCAGAGTACGCCATGCGGATGGCCCGGGATACCTCCCAGCCAATGCTGGAAAGCACCGCCGCAGCCACGGTCGCACGCGCCAACGCCCTCCTCGGAGACTTCTCCAAGGCACAAGCCGCCCTCGCCCATAGTCGCGAACTGATGAAGACTTCACCGCTTGCGGTGACCAGTGCAGACACGCGGTGGGCAGCTGGTCTCATCGCACTTGGGCAGCAGCGTTTTCGTGACGCCCTCATCGAATTCACCCACATGAGTGTCCATCCAACACGTGCCCTGTGGGCGATCGCGGATCGTGCCGAGGCGGCAGTGCGGGCGGGCCGGCCCGAGAGCATACTCGAGAACGTAGCGCAGGCTGACACCATCGCCAGGGCGTATCGCTCCCCACTTCTAGCCTCACTCGTGGAACGAAGCAAAGCTCTCCTCGCCGCCCCCTCCACCGCGGTCGGGCACTTCGAACGGGCCATACAGCACGGTGAGCTCAGTGAGTCAGCGCTCGAGCTTGCACGCACCCAGCTCCTTTACGGTGAATGGTTGCGCCGGGACCGGCAACCGGCGGAGGCGCGAATTCATCTGTCGGCAGCGCTGCAGGCCTTCAACGCCGCAGGCGCCGCCCAGTTTGCCGATCGTGCTGCCAAGGAACTGCGGGCGGCCGGAGAAGTGCCGCGGACATTAACCGCGGCCGCACCCTCAGAACTGGATATGCTCACACCTCAGGAACTGCAGATCGCCACACTCGCCAGCCGCGGCCTGTCCAATAAGGAGATCGCAGATCAGATCTACCTGTCACATCGGACGGTAAGCACACATCTGTACCGTGTTTTCCCCAAACTCGGTATCACCAGTCGATTTCAGCTACGGGAAGCCTTCGAGCGCATCGCGCCGGCCCAAGGTTCAGTACCGTCACCAAACGACGCCGCTCGTCATTCCCACCAAGAAAGCTGA
- a CDS encoding MarR family winged helix-turn-helix transcriptional regulator, translating to MTVPGEYEIAEESPYALLSTKETRAWYAYMKVQLRLRYEMNRQLREDHGLSLADYDILVALISDDDATLSVSSLATRIGWERSRVSHHARRMSGRGLVHLQPSATDKRSTAVSLTKLGRTSLAAASPGHIALVKGMFLSVLDDQRMDLLAETFEMVYEELIRSGTLPRPVDHP from the coding sequence ATGACGGTGCCTGGCGAGTATGAAATTGCGGAGGAGTCTCCCTATGCCCTTCTGTCCACTAAGGAAACCAGGGCGTGGTACGCCTACATGAAGGTTCAGCTTCGGCTTCGTTATGAGATGAACCGCCAACTTCGGGAAGACCACGGCCTCTCGCTGGCTGACTACGACATACTTGTTGCTCTCATCAGCGACGATGACGCCACACTCTCCGTATCAAGCCTTGCAACCAGGATTGGGTGGGAGCGTAGCCGGGTCAGTCACCATGCACGGCGTATGTCTGGGCGTGGGCTTGTCCATCTGCAGCCCAGTGCGACAGATAAGCGGTCGACCGCAGTCTCGCTGACCAAACTGGGTAGAACATCCTTGGCTGCGGCCTCTCCCGGTCACATCGCGTTGGTCAAAGGGATGTTTCTCAGCGTTCTTGATGATCAGCGTATGGACTTGCTCGCGGAGACTTTCGAGATGGTTTATGAGGAATTGATACGCTCCGGGACACTCCCGCGTCCTGTCGATCATCCCTAG
- a CDS encoding alpha/beta hydrolase, whose translation MPGNPKAYALEPAAQDFVEATSNPPFLYELPAAEGRKAVDGVQDSPIAKPDVDEEWIEVQGGPTGLVKARIVKPLNSTGNLPVILYIHGAGWVFGNAHTHDRLVRDLAIGTHAAVVFPEYDRSPEVRYPVAIEQSYAVAQWVAANGSEKGLDASRLAIAGDSVGGNMTIAVSLLAKERGDLKFAKQILFYPVTDASFDTGSYIEFAEGYFLTRDGMKWYWDQYTQDGERTKSTASPLRASLQELAGLPETLIITAEADVLRDEGEVFAARLRQAGVKATNARFGGIVHDFVMLNSLHDTEAAKHAILLAVASLKAALA comes from the coding sequence ATGCCCGGAAACCCGAAAGCTTATGCGCTGGAACCTGCGGCGCAGGACTTTGTGGAAGCGACGTCCAACCCTCCCTTCCTGTACGAGCTGCCGGCGGCCGAGGGGCGGAAGGCTGTCGATGGAGTCCAGGATTCGCCCATCGCGAAGCCGGATGTCGATGAGGAGTGGATAGAGGTCCAGGGCGGGCCGACAGGATTAGTGAAGGCCCGTATCGTCAAGCCTCTGAACAGCACCGGGAATTTGCCGGTGATCCTGTATATCCATGGCGCAGGGTGGGTATTTGGCAATGCCCATACCCACGACCGGCTCGTCCGTGACCTCGCTATCGGGACGCATGCGGCCGTGGTGTTCCCCGAGTACGACCGCTCACCGGAAGTTAGATACCCGGTTGCGATCGAACAGAGCTACGCAGTGGCGCAGTGGGTTGCGGCGAACGGCAGCGAAAAAGGTCTGGATGCCAGCAGGCTGGCAATCGCCGGCGACTCCGTCGGCGGCAACATGACCATCGCGGTATCGCTCCTGGCCAAGGAACGCGGCGACCTGAAGTTCGCGAAGCAAATCCTGTTCTACCCCGTAACAGATGCTTCCTTCGATACCGGCTCGTACATCGAGTTTGCCGAGGGCTACTTCCTGACCCGCGATGGCATGAAGTGGTACTGGGACCAATACACCCAGGACGGAGAGCGCACCAAGTCAACGGCCTCGCCATTGCGGGCCTCCCTCCAGGAGCTGGCGGGCCTGCCCGAGACCCTGATCATCACCGCTGAGGCCGACGTTCTGCGTGACGAGGGCGAGGTTTTCGCAGCCCGGCTGCGTCAGGCTGGAGTCAAGGCAACCAACGCCCGGTTTGGCGGCATCGTCCATGACTTCGTCATGCTCAACTCGCTTCACGACACCGAGGCCGCGAAACACGCCATCCTGCTCGCTGTTGCGTCACTGAAAGCAGCACTGGCCTGA
- a CDS encoding nuclear transport factor 2 family protein: protein MAESIAAIAAEHLRIWNSQPGPERTSAVAGTYASDAVVAESEATYRGRSGVEQAIDGLHAALPGMQLKLTGPIQTAQELTTYTWTLGPKGQPAVVTGRDALTIKDGAITAVYVFIDAPSEPAVN from the coding sequence ATGGCCGAATCCATCGCTGCCATCGCCGCTGAACACCTGAGAATATGGAACTCCCAACCGGGCCCGGAACGCACATCGGCGGTGGCTGGAACTTATGCATCGGACGCTGTCGTAGCCGAGTCAGAGGCCACCTACCGTGGACGATCGGGAGTGGAGCAAGCCATCGACGGTCTGCACGCTGCCCTTCCCGGCATGCAGCTGAAGCTCACCGGTCCAATCCAGACCGCACAGGAACTCACCACATACACGTGGACCCTCGGTCCTAAGGGCCAACCTGCAGTCGTGACAGGCCGGGACGCCCTGACGATTAAAGACGGCGCTATCACCGCTGTGTATGTGTTCATCGATGCTCCGAGTGAACCAGCGGTGAACTGA
- a CDS encoding UBP-type zinc finger domain-containing protein — MGIDSGINESVPPSGEGCVECDAIGSWWVHLRRCAACGHVGCCDDSLNKHATAHYRQTGHPYVQSFEPGETWFWSYPEQQVVAGAQLAPPTSHPESQGVPGPRGRVPGEWRSILLGPRA, encoded by the coding sequence ATGGGAATTGACAGCGGGATCAACGAATCGGTCCCTCCGAGCGGGGAAGGATGTGTCGAATGCGATGCCATTGGTAGTTGGTGGGTGCATTTACGCCGTTGCGCGGCGTGCGGGCACGTTGGATGTTGTGATGATTCCCTGAACAAGCACGCCACTGCTCACTACAGGCAAACGGGCCATCCCTACGTCCAAAGTTTCGAACCCGGAGAAACCTGGTTTTGGAGCTACCCGGAGCAACAGGTGGTTGCAGGAGCCCAGCTGGCGCCACCTACCAGCCACCCTGAATCCCAGGGTGTACCAGGACCTCGGGGCAGGGTGCCGGGGGAGTGGAGGAGCATCTTGTTGGGACCTCGCGCATGA